A section of the Polyangium spumosum genome encodes:
- a CDS encoding pitrilysin family protein: MTHVIVEPSPALPLVSVVVAFRSGSAHDPVGREGLGRVTARMLRRGAEGWTSAKIEQTIDLLGGELGVDVSPSSSTVHFEVIRRSLDPFVDLASTLLARPTFDEAELARLKREAEAELVESRDSDGSLCARGFRRTLFAGHPYGRRVAGCIPALRGIERADVASFYEAHYTRENAIVTISGDVDVEEGHAIAERLLAGLPAGARVPDPVQPPPRRPGRRLVFVDKPERTQTQMIVGGLGTHPHDPDHVALLVANTAFGGTFTSRLMQEVRAKRGWSYGASSRVGFDRQRDAFTMWTAPKASDAAACLALKLELLHTLRKDGITKDELSFVKKYLVRSHAFEVDTARKRAYQKLEAALYDLPEGYHDQQLEQIEAVTLDEANTAIRERLSEDDLVISVVGTFSQIGEAVAKSIPRLLETQVDPFDLE, translated from the coding sequence GTGACACACGTCATCGTCGAGCCGAGCCCTGCGTTGCCGCTCGTCAGCGTCGTCGTCGCCTTCCGCTCGGGATCGGCGCACGACCCCGTGGGCCGCGAAGGGCTCGGGCGAGTCACGGCCCGCATGCTTCGCCGCGGGGCCGAAGGGTGGACCTCCGCGAAGATCGAGCAGACGATCGACCTGCTCGGCGGCGAGCTCGGCGTGGACGTCTCGCCGAGCTCGAGCACGGTGCACTTCGAGGTGATCCGGCGTTCGCTCGATCCCTTCGTGGATCTCGCGTCGACGCTGCTCGCGAGGCCCACGTTCGACGAGGCCGAGCTCGCTCGCCTGAAGCGCGAGGCCGAGGCCGAGCTCGTCGAGTCACGTGACAGCGACGGCTCCTTGTGCGCGCGTGGCTTCCGCCGGACGCTCTTCGCCGGTCACCCCTACGGTCGCCGCGTCGCCGGTTGCATCCCCGCGCTCCGCGGCATCGAGCGCGCCGACGTGGCGTCGTTCTACGAGGCGCACTACACGCGGGAGAACGCGATCGTCACGATCTCGGGGGACGTCGACGTGGAGGAGGGGCACGCGATCGCGGAGCGCCTGCTCGCCGGGCTCCCGGCGGGCGCGCGTGTCCCGGATCCGGTGCAGCCGCCGCCGCGGAGGCCTGGCCGGCGGCTCGTCTTCGTCGACAAGCCGGAGCGGACCCAGACGCAGATGATCGTGGGGGGCCTCGGGACACACCCGCACGACCCCGATCACGTCGCGCTGCTCGTCGCGAACACGGCGTTCGGAGGGACGTTCACGTCGCGGCTCATGCAAGAGGTGCGGGCGAAGCGCGGCTGGTCGTACGGCGCGTCCTCGCGTGTCGGCTTCGATCGGCAGAGGGACGCGTTCACGATGTGGACGGCGCCCAAGGCCTCGGACGCCGCGGCCTGCCTCGCCTTGAAGCTCGAGCTACTGCACACGCTTCGCAAGGACGGGATCACGAAGGACGAGCTCTCCTTCGTGAAGAAGTACCTCGTCCGCTCGCACGCCTTCGAGGTGGATACGGCGAGGAAACGCGCGTACCAGAAGCTCGAAGCCGCGCTGTACGACCTGCCGGAGGGGTACCACGACCAGCAGCTCGAGCAGATCGAGGCCGTCACGCTGGACGAGGCGAACACCGCGATCCGCGAGCGTCTTTCGGAGGACGACCTCGTGATCTCGGTCGTGGGGACGTTCTCGCAGATCGGCGAGGCCGTCGCGAAGTCCATCCCGCGGCTCCTGGAGACCCAGGTCGATCCGTTCGACCTCGAATGA
- a CDS encoding M16 family metallopeptidase produces MHTALPNLRSRVRKGPFAELLAELNRNRTRLAQAEHDATIPFGPTMRVERFVLGNGLRVLILQDNAAPVVCVQTWFGVGSRHECVGKTGIAHLFEHLMFGETETSSHGAFDRTLEEAGAETNAATFLDWTYYHTNLPAEALELTLRLEADRMSRLVLRDPQVASEKEVVANERRQRVDDDVDGAISEILYKEAFREHGYGHPTIGWMDDILGFTTDDCVSFYRTYYAPNNAAMAIVGDVDVGQVLRLVQENYGGLPPSVLPVEDVRPEPPQMEERRIHITKPTPTHKVAIGYRSPALGDFDHPALTLLNEILFGGRSSRVHRALIQEQEIATDVRGWVGAFRDPSLYDVFLSARGEHTAEALCEALDVILERARVEPVSEEELEKAKARIELAVLQGLETVSGKAEQVGFYEIVLGDPAALFDRLAAYRRVTVGDLLRVARRYLVRSSRTVILVAPDGSMEGDEDEEADGEECDEEVAS; encoded by the coding sequence ATGCATACGGCCCTCCCGAATCTCCGCTCACGCGTGCGGAAAGGTCCCTTCGCCGAGCTGCTCGCCGAGCTCAACCGCAACCGGACACGGCTCGCCCAGGCCGAGCACGACGCCACCATCCCGTTCGGCCCGACCATGCGGGTCGAACGATTCGTCCTCGGCAACGGGCTCCGGGTCCTGATCCTGCAGGACAACGCGGCGCCGGTCGTTTGTGTACAAACGTGGTTCGGCGTGGGCTCGCGCCACGAGTGCGTCGGCAAGACGGGAATCGCCCACCTCTTCGAGCACCTCATGTTCGGCGAGACCGAGACGTCGTCGCACGGCGCGTTCGATCGCACGCTCGAAGAAGCGGGCGCCGAGACGAACGCAGCGACGTTCCTCGACTGGACGTACTACCACACGAACCTGCCGGCCGAGGCGCTCGAGCTGACGTTGCGGCTGGAGGCGGACCGGATGTCGCGCCTCGTCCTGCGTGACCCGCAGGTGGCGAGCGAGAAGGAGGTCGTCGCGAACGAGCGGAGGCAACGCGTCGACGACGACGTGGACGGCGCGATCAGCGAGATCCTCTACAAGGAGGCGTTCCGCGAGCACGGCTACGGGCACCCGACGATCGGGTGGATGGACGACATCCTGGGCTTCACGACCGACGACTGCGTCTCGTTCTACCGGACGTATTACGCGCCGAACAACGCGGCGATGGCGATCGTGGGCGACGTCGACGTCGGGCAGGTGCTCCGGCTCGTGCAGGAGAACTACGGCGGCCTGCCGCCTTCGGTCCTGCCCGTCGAGGACGTGCGTCCCGAGCCGCCGCAGATGGAGGAGCGCAGGATCCACATCACCAAGCCGACGCCGACGCACAAGGTGGCGATCGGGTACAGGTCGCCGGCGCTCGGGGACTTCGATCATCCGGCGCTCACGCTCCTGAACGAGATCCTGTTCGGAGGGCGCTCGTCGCGGGTGCATCGCGCGCTCATCCAGGAGCAGGAGATCGCCACCGACGTGCGCGGCTGGGTGGGCGCGTTCCGCGATCCGTCGCTGTATGACGTCTTCTTGTCGGCGCGAGGCGAGCACACCGCAGAGGCGCTCTGCGAGGCGCTCGACGTGATCCTCGAGCGGGCGCGCGTCGAGCCGGTCAGCGAGGAGGAGCTCGAGAAGGCGAAGGCGCGCATCGAGCTCGCGGTGCTGCAGGGTCTCGAGACCGTGAGCGGCAAGGCCGAGCAGGTCGGGTTCTACGAGATCGTCCTCGGGGATCCGGCGGCGCTCTTCGATCGGCTCGCGGCGTACCGCAGGGTCACGGTGGGCGACCTCTTGCGCGTGGCGCGGCGTTACCTCGTGCGCTCGTCGAGGACGGTCATCCTGGTCGCGCCCGACGGGTCGATGGAAGGCGACGAGGACGAAGAGGCAGATGGTGAAGAGTGCGACGAGGAGGTGGCGTCGTGA
- the lepA gene encoding translation elongation factor 4: MAADPKLIRNFSIIAHIDHGKSTLADRILEATGALSDREKQDQFLDKMEIERERGITIKAQNVRLEYAANDGQKYRLHLIDTPGHVDFNYEVSRSLSACEGALLVVDASQGVEAQTLANVFLALDNNLEIIPVLNKIDLPSADVDRTKREIEDVIGLDCSNAILASAKTGVGIKDILEAVVARVPAPKGDATITPRALIFDSWYDSYRGAVVMVRMVDGTLKKGQKVRFLATGRDYEITEMGVFAPHATPITELGPGEVGFIAGNIKSVTDTKIGDTVTDAVHPTTVPLPGFKEVKPMVFAGIFPTDSAQYEDLRDALSKLQMNDAAFVYEPDTSEALGFGFRCGFLGLLHMEIIQERLEREYNLDLITTAPSVVYHVYMNTGEMKLIENPARLPPTQHVDHIEEPIYRVTIHVPSSYVGAVLALCQERRGEQKSLQYASSDRVIITYDMPLSEVLFDFHDKLKSVSRGYASMDYELVGYRAADLIKLDMLVNGEPLDALSVIVHREKAFQRGRDLAVKLKDIVPRQQYEVAIQAAIGSKVIARTTVKAIRKDVTAKCYGGDISRKRKLLEKQKEGKKRMKMVGSVEIPQEAFLAILKID, encoded by the coding sequence ATGGCTGCCGATCCCAAGCTCATCCGCAACTTCTCCATCATCGCGCACATCGATCACGGCAAATCCACGCTGGCCGACCGCATCCTGGAGGCCACGGGCGCCCTGTCCGATCGCGAGAAACAAGACCAGTTCCTCGACAAGATGGAGATCGAGCGCGAGCGCGGGATCACCATCAAGGCGCAGAACGTCCGGCTCGAGTACGCCGCGAACGACGGCCAGAAGTACCGGCTGCACCTCATCGACACGCCCGGACACGTGGACTTCAACTACGAGGTCTCGCGCAGCCTGTCGGCCTGCGAGGGCGCGTTGCTCGTCGTGGACGCCTCCCAGGGGGTCGAGGCGCAGACGCTCGCCAACGTCTTCCTCGCGCTCGACAACAACCTCGAGATCATCCCGGTCCTGAACAAGATCGATCTGCCTTCGGCGGACGTGGACCGGACGAAGCGCGAGATCGAGGATGTCATCGGACTCGACTGCTCGAACGCGATCCTGGCGAGCGCCAAGACGGGCGTCGGGATCAAGGACATCCTCGAGGCGGTGGTCGCCCGCGTGCCCGCGCCGAAGGGCGACGCAACGATCACGCCCCGCGCGCTGATCTTCGATAGCTGGTACGACAGCTACCGCGGCGCCGTGGTCATGGTCCGCATGGTCGACGGCACGCTCAAGAAGGGCCAGAAGGTCCGCTTCCTCGCGACGGGGCGCGACTACGAGATCACGGAGATGGGCGTGTTCGCCCCGCACGCGACGCCCATCACCGAGCTCGGCCCGGGCGAGGTCGGGTTCATCGCGGGCAACATCAAGAGCGTCACCGACACGAAGATCGGCGACACGGTGACGGACGCGGTCCACCCGACCACGGTGCCGCTGCCCGGCTTCAAAGAGGTGAAGCCGATGGTCTTCGCGGGCATCTTCCCCACGGACTCGGCCCAGTACGAGGATCTCCGGGACGCCCTGTCGAAGCTCCAGATGAACGACGCGGCGTTCGTCTACGAGCCGGACACCTCGGAGGCGCTCGGCTTCGGCTTCCGCTGCGGCTTCCTCGGCCTCCTGCACATGGAGATCATCCAGGAGCGGCTCGAGCGCGAGTACAACCTCGACCTCATCACCACGGCCCCGAGCGTCGTCTACCACGTGTACATGAACACCGGGGAGATGAAGCTCATCGAGAACCCGGCGCGCCTGCCGCCGACGCAGCACGTCGACCACATCGAGGAGCCGATCTACCGCGTGACGATCCACGTGCCCTCGTCGTACGTGGGCGCGGTGCTCGCGCTCTGCCAGGAGCGGCGCGGCGAGCAGAAATCGCTGCAATACGCCTCGTCCGACCGCGTGATCATCACGTACGACATGCCCCTCAGCGAGGTGCTCTTCGACTTCCACGACAAGCTGAAGAGCGTCTCCCGCGGCTACGCCTCGATGGACTACGAGCTCGTCGGCTACAGGGCCGCCGATCTCATCAAGCTCGACATGCTGGTCAACGGCGAGCCGCTCGATGCGCTCAGCGTGATCGTGCACAGAGAGAAGGCCTTCCAGCGTGGCCGTGATCTCGCCGTGAAGCTGAAGGACATCGTGCCGCGCCAGCAGTACGAGGTCGCCATCCAGGCCGCCATCGGCTCGAAGGTGATCGCCCGGACGACCGTGAAGGCCATCCGCAAGGACGTCACGGCCAAGTGCTACGGCGGCGACATCTCCCGCAAGCGCAAGCTCCTCGAGAAGCAAAAAGAGGGCAAAAAGCGCATGAAGATGGTCGGCAGCGTGGAGATCCCCCAGGAGGCCTTCCTGGCCATCCTGAAGATCGACTGA
- a CDS encoding ribbon-helix-helix domain-containing protein yields MSRKKVSTTIYITPEQAERLKLLHDRTKVPIAVYIREGIDMVLKHYEHVLPGQMSLETTVEKK; encoded by the coding sequence ATGTCGCGAAAGAAAGTCTCGACGACCATCTACATCACGCCCGAGCAGGCCGAGCGCCTGAAGCTTTTGCACGACCGCACGAAGGTGCCGATCGCGGTCTATATCCGCGAGGGGATCGACATGGTCCTCAAGCACTACGAGCACGTGCTCCCGGGACAGATGAGCCTGGAGACGACGGTCGAGAAGAAGTAA
- a CDS encoding cupin domain-containing protein: protein MRRVDKPWGHELIWAETSRYVGKLLHIRAGERLSRQYHRVKEETLFLQSGEMDLEVGPKESLERRRMVKGDVFHVLPGTIHRMIAVTDVDVIEVSTPELDDVVRIEDVYGREGTSAP, encoded by the coding sequence ATGCGCCGCGTCGACAAGCCGTGGGGACACGAGCTCATCTGGGCGGAGACGTCCCGCTACGTGGGCAAGTTGCTCCACATCCGGGCAGGCGAGCGTCTGTCCCGTCAATACCACCGGGTCAAGGAAGAGACACTCTTTCTCCAGTCGGGCGAGATGGACCTCGAGGTCGGCCCGAAGGAGTCACTCGAGCGTCGCCGCATGGTGAAGGGCGACGTCTTCCACGTCCTGCCCGGTACGATCCACCGCATGATCGCCGTCACCGACGTGGACGTGATCGAAGTGTCCACGCCCGAGCTCGACGACGTCGTGCGTATCGAGGACGTCTACGGCCGCGAAGGCACGAGCGCGCCCTAG
- a CDS encoding pseudouridine synthase, protein MEERLQKIIARSGVSSRRAAEELITAGRVRVNGRIVTELGAKADPRRDKIEVDGKRLIAESPVYLVLHKPRNVVSTLADPEGRPTVADLVRGAGARVYPVGRLDFATSGVLLMTNDGEFSNGLLHPRGGVPKTYVLKVRGVMDEGDADVWRTGVELEDGKTLPADVRILRHEGDKTWLEITLREGRNQQIRRMGEATGFPVMRLARLSFAGVTSEGLLPGKWRLLTVDELLAIRKEFGVPKRVRPAVDQAPAQRAKQPQRPRTHVGSAAPRDRGGERGERPRAGHATREGGRDDRRARPSDRRERGASGPPRERGPRERKRPG, encoded by the coding sequence ATGGAAGAGCGGTTGCAGAAGATCATCGCCCGTTCCGGGGTGAGCTCCCGGCGCGCAGCAGAGGAGCTGATCACGGCGGGGCGCGTCCGGGTCAACGGGCGCATCGTGACGGAGCTCGGGGCCAAGGCAGACCCGCGTCGCGACAAGATCGAGGTGGATGGCAAGCGCCTCATCGCGGAGTCGCCGGTCTACCTCGTGCTGCACAAGCCGCGGAACGTCGTGTCGACGCTGGCGGATCCCGAGGGTCGGCCCACCGTCGCGGACCTCGTGCGGGGCGCCGGGGCGCGCGTTTATCCCGTGGGTCGCCTCGACTTCGCGACGAGCGGCGTCCTCTTGATGACGAACGACGGCGAGTTCTCGAACGGGCTGCTTCATCCGCGCGGCGGCGTGCCCAAGACGTACGTGCTCAAGGTGCGCGGCGTGATGGATGAAGGCGACGCGGACGTGTGGCGCACGGGCGTCGAGCTCGAGGACGGCAAGACGCTGCCGGCCGACGTGCGCATCCTGCGGCACGAGGGCGACAAGACCTGGCTCGAGATCACCCTGCGAGAAGGGCGAAACCAGCAGATCCGCCGCATGGGCGAGGCGACGGGCTTTCCCGTGATGCGGCTCGCGCGGCTGAGCTTCGCGGGGGTGACGTCCGAGGGGCTGTTGCCCGGGAAGTGGCGGCTCCTGACGGTCGACGAGCTGCTCGCGATCCGCAAGGAGTTCGGCGTGCCGAAGCGCGTGCGCCCGGCCGTGGATCAGGCGCCGGCGCAACGCGCGAAGCAGCCGCAACGGCCGCGCACGCACGTCGGATCGGCGGCGCCGCGGGATCGCGGGGGCGAGCGCGGCGAGCGACCACGCGCGGGTCACGCGACGCGGGAAGGCGGACGCGACGATCGACGCGCGCGTCCTTCGGATCGACGCGAGCGTGGTGCGAGCGGTCCGCCGCGCGAGCGCGGGCCGCGTGAGCGCAAGCGGCCTGGCTGA
- a CDS encoding AAA family ATPase codes for MPPAPLHERLRQLASTLERQFLGKDEIIRLLMISVVAGEHCVLLGPPGTAKSALIRSLSELMQANYFEYLLTRFTEPNEIFGPVDIVAFREGTYRRNTDGMLPEAEVVFLDEVFKANSAILNALLTLLNERKFTSGGKVMRCPLISVFAASNEVPGDETLNAIFDRFLLRVHSDNLDAYHFSELLQRGIQHEIRQMSGEGLKPVVTARELADLGKSFGGRMNFGDTFLSAYKGIVFQIRAEGVSLSDRRVVKMLKLFAASAYLDGRSTTDASDFFVLKHIWNNQDQAAILEGIVQPVLEAFFREHPDRRRVGALGVGVEALASEIDRIRQLLTGGTALGDVQLFSQLKALGEIKTALAGITDPRARELEKRVAQLLEASFRSGRFAQI; via the coding sequence ATGCCGCCCGCGCCTCTTCACGAGCGACTCCGTCAGCTCGCGAGCACCCTCGAACGACAGTTCCTCGGCAAAGACGAGATCATCCGCCTTCTCATGATCTCCGTCGTCGCCGGCGAGCACTGCGTGCTGCTAGGCCCGCCCGGCACCGCGAAGAGCGCCCTCATCCGCTCCCTCTCGGAGCTCATGCAGGCGAACTACTTCGAGTACCTGCTCACGCGCTTCACCGAGCCAAACGAGATCTTCGGCCCCGTCGACATCGTCGCCTTCCGCGAAGGCACCTACCGCCGCAACACCGACGGCATGCTGCCCGAGGCGGAGGTCGTCTTCCTCGACGAGGTCTTCAAGGCGAACAGCGCGATCCTCAACGCCCTGCTCACGCTCCTCAACGAGCGCAAGTTCACGAGCGGCGGCAAGGTCATGCGTTGCCCGCTCATCAGCGTCTTCGCCGCCTCGAACGAGGTCCCCGGCGACGAGACGCTGAACGCGATCTTCGACCGCTTCCTCCTGCGCGTCCACTCGGACAACCTCGACGCGTACCACTTCAGCGAGCTCCTCCAGCGCGGCATCCAGCACGAGATCCGCCAGATGTCCGGCGAGGGCCTCAAGCCCGTCGTCACCGCCCGCGAGCTCGCCGATCTCGGCAAGAGTTTCGGCGGCCGGATGAATTTCGGAGACACGTTCCTCTCGGCCTACAAAGGCATCGTCTTCCAGATCCGCGCCGAAGGCGTCTCGCTCTCCGATCGTCGCGTGGTGAAGATGCTCAAGCTCTTCGCCGCGAGCGCCTACCTCGACGGCCGCAGCACCACCGACGCGAGCGACTTCTTCGTCCTCAAGCACATCTGGAACAACCAGGACCAGGCCGCGATCCTCGAAGGCATCGTCCAGCCCGTGCTCGAAGCCTTCTTCCGCGAGCACCCCGATCGCCGCCGCGTCGGCGCCCTCGGCGTCGGCGTCGAGGCCCTCGCCTCCGAGATCGATCGCATCCGCCAGCTCCTCACCGGCGGCACCGCCCTCGGCGACGTGCAGCTCTTCAGCCAGCTCAAGGCCCTCGGCGAGATCAAGACCGCCCTCGCCGGGATCACCGATCCACGCGCGCGGGAGCTCGAGAAGCGCGTCGCGCAGCTCCTCGAGGCCTCCTTCCGCAGCGGTCGTTTCGCGCAGATCTGA
- a CDS encoding FHA domain-containing protein: MNEQQAALRINSASNTEAVSQAQKEHRSGVFAKGRRDGSGWGLVLVGWNGELAPVTLTDGAVIGSASRDAHVEGAGIAPEHAKVSVRADGCYVEDLGTPDGTFVDGVRARRIGLSHGDVVRLGSRIGVFVERDLSAYGGQVMRTGPLVHGPRQRKDWIDPIFDLVKGGSCVCIEGGPGTGKRTMAKLAAALREGVGDIVTVDGRAEGKPTIPAGVRPMTWVVLDADRLPRPQQLEIAHAVGRTSGVSVIATVGQPLDRAVGDGKLAPWFASLFSGKRVTITPLEYRREDIAAIVQDIAERRGIELSRITPELLESLVRAGWPGGVPQLETTLVAAAEGAGPEGAIHPSSIASSLARASRTKPSLPPATDPSLARARLEDALARANGSVASAARSLGMSRQAIYREAERLGLDIARRKFSRS; the protein is encoded by the coding sequence ATGAACGAACAGCAAGCTGCTTTGCGTATCAACTCCGCTTCGAACACGGAGGCGGTCAGCCAAGCACAAAAAGAACACCGGTCGGGCGTCTTCGCCAAAGGACGGCGAGACGGCAGCGGCTGGGGCCTCGTGCTCGTCGGGTGGAACGGCGAGCTCGCGCCGGTCACGTTGACCGACGGCGCGGTCATCGGGAGCGCGTCGCGCGACGCGCACGTGGAAGGCGCAGGGATCGCGCCGGAGCACGCGAAGGTCAGCGTCCGAGCGGACGGCTGCTACGTCGAGGATCTCGGCACGCCCGACGGCACGTTCGTCGACGGCGTGCGCGCGCGGCGCATCGGGCTCAGCCACGGCGACGTGGTCCGCCTCGGCAGCCGCATCGGCGTGTTCGTCGAGCGTGACCTCAGCGCGTACGGCGGACAGGTCATGCGCACGGGCCCGCTCGTCCACGGCCCGCGGCAGCGCAAGGACTGGATCGATCCGATCTTCGACCTCGTGAAGGGCGGCTCGTGCGTGTGCATCGAGGGCGGGCCCGGCACGGGCAAGCGCACGATGGCGAAGCTCGCCGCCGCGCTGCGCGAAGGCGTGGGCGACATCGTCACGGTCGACGGGCGCGCCGAGGGCAAACCGACGATCCCGGCCGGCGTTCGTCCGATGACGTGGGTCGTGCTCGACGCGGATCGGCTGCCTCGCCCGCAGCAGCTCGAGATCGCGCACGCGGTGGGTCGCACGAGCGGCGTGTCGGTGATCGCGACGGTGGGGCAGCCCCTCGATCGCGCGGTCGGCGACGGCAAGCTCGCGCCGTGGTTCGCTTCGCTCTTCTCGGGCAAGCGCGTCACGATCACGCCGCTCGAGTACCGCCGCGAGGACATCGCGGCCATCGTGCAGGACATCGCGGAGCGCCGCGGCATCGAGCTCTCGCGTATCACGCCGGAGCTGCTCGAGTCGCTCGTACGCGCGGGCTGGCCGGGCGGCGTGCCGCAGCTCGAGACGACGCTCGTCGCGGCGGCCGAAGGCGCAGGGCCCGAGGGCGCGATCCACCCGTCGTCGATCGCCTCGTCGCTCGCGCGCGCGAGCCGCACGAAGCCCTCGCTGCCGCCCGCCACGGATCCTTCGCTCGCACGGGCGCGCCTCGAGGACGCGCTCGCCCGCGCGAACGGCTCGGTCGCGTCGGCGGCGCGTTCCCTCGGCATGTCGCGCCAGGCGATCTACCGCGAGGCGGAGCGCCTCGGGCTCGACATCGCGCGCCGCAAGTTCTCGCGGAGCTAG
- the amrB gene encoding AmmeMemoRadiSam system protein B — MPNPHAHPRLRPIEAIFVPHPTFGKALLLRDGEGIAPSPVAIRGDLAPIVSCMDGASSMDGIARRASRIIGRMIDVALVSRIVSELDAAYMLETPRYQARRREVVAAFAAATERPAHHAGGAYHGDPDELARYIDEACLQKAPREGGATHGRMVGLCAPHMDLWRAAEGYGHAYGALAEALPPEVDTFFLLGTSHAPMRQPFAVCDKRFATPLGALEPDHDALVFLASQSRFDVREDEYLHKGEHSLELQVIFLRHLLGDRPARIVPVLCGLGDAQARGRDPQKDARAESFLAALVELVERRGARSFLIAGADLAHVGPRFGDPRPLDAAERDALQARDAESIRLMVEHDASGFFSQVAEDLDTRRVCGLGPIYTALRALPGSATGRLLHYTQCVDPVEGSIVSHASLAFVA, encoded by the coding sequence ATGCCGAACCCGCACGCGCACCCGCGGCTGCGGCCGATCGAGGCCATCTTCGTTCCGCACCCGACGTTCGGGAAGGCGCTCTTGCTCCGCGACGGCGAGGGCATCGCGCCGAGCCCGGTGGCGATCCGCGGAGACCTGGCCCCGATCGTCTCGTGTATGGACGGCGCGAGCTCCATGGACGGCATCGCCCGCCGCGCGAGCCGCATCATCGGCCGCATGATCGACGTCGCGCTCGTCTCGCGGATCGTCTCCGAGCTCGACGCCGCTTACATGCTCGAGACGCCCCGCTACCAGGCGAGGCGACGCGAGGTCGTGGCCGCGTTCGCCGCGGCGACCGAGCGGCCCGCGCACCACGCCGGCGGCGCCTACCATGGTGATCCGGACGAGCTCGCGCGTTACATCGACGAGGCCTGCCTGCAGAAGGCGCCGCGCGAGGGCGGCGCGACGCACGGCCGCATGGTCGGCCTCTGCGCGCCCCACATGGACCTCTGGCGCGCGGCCGAGGGCTACGGCCACGCGTACGGCGCGCTGGCCGAGGCGCTGCCCCCGGAGGTGGACACGTTCTTCCTGCTCGGGACGTCACACGCGCCGATGCGCCAGCCCTTCGCCGTCTGCGACAAGCGCTTCGCCACGCCGCTCGGCGCGCTCGAGCCCGACCACGACGCGCTCGTGTTCCTCGCGAGCCAGAGCCGCTTCGACGTGCGCGAGGACGAGTACCTGCACAAGGGCGAACACTCGTTGGAGCTGCAAGTGATCTTCCTGCGCCACCTGCTCGGCGATCGACCCGCGCGGATCGTGCCCGTGCTCTGCGGCCTCGGCGACGCGCAGGCGAGGGGGCGTGATCCACAGAAGGACGCGCGCGCCGAGTCGTTCCTCGCGGCGCTCGTCGAGCTCGTGGAGCGGCGCGGCGCGCGTTCGTTCCTGATCGCGGGCGCCGATCTCGCGCACGTGGGACCACGCTTCGGCGACCCACGCCCGCTCGACGCCGCGGAGCGCGACGCGCTCCAGGCGCGTGACGCGGAGTCGATCCGCCTCATGGTGGAGCACGACGCGAGCGGGTTCTTTTCGCAGGTCGCCGAGGATCTCGACACGAGGCGCGTGTGTGGCCTCGGCCCGATCTACACGGCGCTCCGAGCGTTGCCGGGGTCGGCAACGGGGCGGCTCTTGCACTACACGCAGTGCGTCGATCCCGTGGAGGGATCGATCGTCAGCCACGCGTCGCTGGCGTTCGTCGCCTGA
- a CDS encoding YkgJ family cysteine cluster protein gives MSRTKSSDRSPAKTRTNTSPEGDRLVPLFEELAAIYREVDASFAGQSCPASTECCRFGVTGREPYVTSIELALVQRAIAARGGARAIGRTPPPLAGHEDNSRGKRRLTTLDERVCPLLDERGRCAIYTSRPFGCRTYFCERATGTAGVDQRGINAFVRRIKDLAARHAPEGDLGRPLTRALAGASSSSGSGPRRRR, from the coding sequence ATGTCCCGCACGAAGTCGTCCGATCGTTCGCCCGCAAAGACCCGCACGAACACTTCGCCTGAAGGCGATCGGCTCGTGCCCTTGTTCGAAGAGCTCGCCGCGATCTACCGCGAGGTCGACGCTTCGTTCGCGGGGCAGTCGTGTCCTGCGTCGACTGAGTGTTGTCGCTTCGGCGTCACGGGGCGCGAGCCCTACGTCACGTCGATCGAGCTCGCGCTCGTGCAACGCGCCATCGCCGCGCGTGGAGGCGCGCGCGCGATCGGACGCACGCCGCCGCCGCTCGCAGGCCACGAGGACAACTCGCGTGGCAAACGTCGCCTCACCACGCTCGACGAGCGCGTTTGCCCGCTGCTCGACGAGCGCGGCCGCTGCGCGATCTACACGTCGCGTCCGTTCGGCTGCCGCACGTACTTCTGCGAGCGCGCGACCGGGACGGCCGGCGTCGATCAACGCGGCATCAACGCCTTCGTTCGCCGCATCAAGGATCTCGCGGCGCGTCACGCCCCCGAGGGAGACCTCGGCCGGCCGCTCACGCGTGCGCTCGCGGGCGCGAGCTCGAGTTCAGGATCGGGCCCTCGACGCAGGCGCTAG